From a region of the uncultured Methanobrevibacter sp. genome:
- a CDS encoding amino acid-binding protein, with product MRMNLVLELLDVPGQLVKVLEPIGSLGANLVTVIHKRDYKTENGKVPVQLTLEGEFEDLKNVVKRFEDLGITITEMDDVVLKEKISTIFFGHIIDNDLRDTMDKINALDGVLIVGCEIKLDGEDKSTALLNIEADIGLKQIVFDKIAEIAEEKEILVINEV from the coding sequence ATGAGAATGAACTTAGTTCTAGAACTTCTGGATGTTCCAGGGCAGTTAGTTAAAGTGTTGGAACCGATTGGCAGTCTTGGTGCAAATTTGGTAACTGTAATTCATAAAAGGGACTATAAAACTGAAAATGGTAAGGTTCCTGTTCAACTCACATTGGAAGGTGAATTTGAAGATCTTAAAAATGTCGTCAAAAGATTTGAAGACTTGGGTATCACAATTACTGAAATGGATGATGTTGTTTTAAAAGAAAAAATAAGTACAATCTTTTTCGGACATATTATTGACAATGATTTAAGAGACACAATGGATAAAATCAATGCTTTAGATGGTGTTTTAATTGTAGGATGCGAAATTAAATTGGATGGTGAAGATAAATCTACTGCATTATTGAATATTGAAGCAGACATTGGTCTTAAACAGATAGTATTTGATAAAATTGCAGAAATTGCAGAAGAAAAAGAGATACTTGTTATTAATGAGGTTTAG
- a CDS encoding cofactor-independent phosphoglycerate mutase — protein sequence MKYVIFIPDGSSDYPVDELDGKTPLQVANTPNIDKLAQMGYGGFTNNVPEQYTPGSDVANMSIFGYNPADYYTGRGPLEAGSEGIPTTPEDVIFRCNTIFSENDAMDDFNAGHITTEEADVLMKGLNEYFTEKYPDFKGKFYTGVSYRHLFIYSCDSIEDAEILSGIKTMPPHDISGENLADNLFGDCELAQEIQSIMFEARQYLENHEINQQREIPANMIWLWGQGVTPSLPNFEETYGITASVITGVDLLKGIGNFAGMNIVDVPGATGYFDTDYKAKGEYGIEALKQTDLLLIHIEAPDEAGHAQNTEEKVKAIERIDEFIVGPIIESLKDGEFRGAILPDHPTPISVGTHTRDNVPIIIFDSERDGDECESFDEEGVKKGSLEFKKGHFLVQRLIDGDY from the coding sequence ATGAAATATGTAATTTTTATTCCAGATGGGTCAAGTGATTATCCTGTAGATGAATTAGATGGTAAAACTCCTTTGCAAGTGGCAAATACTCCAAACATTGATAAATTAGCTCAAATGGGCTATGGTGGATTTACAAATAATGTTCCTGAACAATATACTCCAGGTTCTGATGTGGCCAATATGAGCATTTTCGGGTATAATCCTGCAGACTACTATACAGGTCGTGGACCTCTTGAAGCAGGCAGTGAAGGCATTCCGACAACACCTGAAGACGTAATATTCAGATGCAATACAATATTCAGTGAAAATGATGCTATGGATGACTTTAATGCAGGTCATATCACAACTGAAGAAGCAGATGTGTTGATGAAAGGTTTAAATGAGTATTTCACTGAAAAATACCCTGATTTCAAAGGCAAATTTTACACTGGCGTAAGTTACAGACATTTGTTTATATATTCCTGTGACAGCATAGAAGATGCAGAAATATTGTCCGGCATTAAAACAATGCCTCCTCATGATATTTCAGGTGAAAACTTAGCTGATAATCTATTTGGGGACTGTGAACTTGCTCAGGAAATTCAATCAATAATGTTTGAAGCAAGACAATATCTTGAAAACCATGAAATTAACCAACAAAGAGAAATTCCAGCCAATATGATATGGTTGTGGGGACAAGGCGTAACTCCAAGCCTACCTAATTTTGAAGAGACTTATGGAATCACAGCTTCAGTTATTACAGGTGTGGACTTGTTGAAAGGTATAGGAAACTTTGCAGGTATGAACATTGTTGATGTGCCTGGAGCTACTGGATACTTTGATACGGATTATAAGGCAAAAGGTGAGTACGGAATCGAAGCTTTAAAGCAAACAGATTTATTGTTGATTCATATAGAAGCTCCTGATGAAGCAGGGCATGCTCAAAATACCGAAGAAAAAGTCAAAGCAATAGAAAGAATTGATGAGTTTATTGTCGGCCCTATTATCGAAAGCTTAAAAGACGGAGAATTTAGGGGAGCAATTTTACCTGACCATCCGACTCCAATCAGTGTCGGAACTCACACTCGTGATAATGTGCCTATCATCATCTTTGATTCTGAAAGAGATGGTGATGAATGTGAATCATTTGATGAAGAAGGTGTTAAAAAAGGTTCATTGGAATTTAAGAAAGGTCATTTCTTAGTTCAAAGATTAATTGATGGAGACTATTAA
- a CDS encoding homoserine dehydrogenase: MDECKVIIMGFGSVGQGVANALSMKKDLIKEKTGVTVKVVAAADSSSSAISQDGLDEELLVQTKKENGKLSAYPEFGSDLNGADVLDAVEYDCLIEATPTNIVDAEPAFSLTLKAFEQGKDVVTSNKGHLALKFKEVIGAAEKAGVQFRYEASVGGAMPIINLAKETISSCGIKSIKGILNGTTNYILSRMTAEGSDYEVILKESQELGIAETDPTQDVEGIDAACKTVILANSLLGIDATYSDVKVIGISSINSQAIDLAKKDDYLIKLIAEVSKDNLQVSPRLVKRGSSYDVSGTLNMATITTDLADEVSVIGLGAGSLETASAMLTDLISILKNKN, encoded by the coding sequence ATGGATGAATGTAAAGTTATTATAATGGGATTTGGATCAGTTGGTCAGGGTGTGGCCAATGCACTTTCCATGAAAAAAGATTTAATTAAAGAAAAAACTGGAGTAACTGTTAAAGTGGTTGCTGCAGCTGATTCATCTTCATCTGCAATTTCACAAGATGGACTGGATGAAGAATTACTTGTGCAAACTAAAAAAGAAAATGGAAAGTTATCAGCATATCCTGAATTCGGGTCTGATTTGAATGGTGCAGATGTGTTGGACGCTGTTGAATATGATTGTCTTATTGAAGCAACTCCTACAAATATCGTTGATGCAGAACCTGCATTTTCACTAACACTTAAGGCTTTTGAACAAGGAAAAGATGTAGTAACATCAAATAAAGGACATTTAGCACTCAAATTTAAGGAAGTAATTGGCGCTGCTGAAAAAGCAGGTGTCCAATTCAGATATGAGGCCAGTGTTGGCGGTGCAATGCCAATTATCAATCTGGCAAAGGAAACAATTTCTTCATGTGGTATCAAATCAATTAAAGGTATTTTGAATGGTACGACAAATTATATCTTATCAAGGATGACTGCAGAAGGTTCAGATTATGAAGTTATCCTAAAAGAATCTCAGGAATTAGGAATAGCTGAAACAGATCCTACACAGGATGTTGAAGGTATTGATGCAGCTTGTAAAACAGTAATTTTGGCAAATTCCCTTTTAGGAATTGACGCCACATATAGTGATGTTAAAGTCATAGGTATTTCAAGCATCAATTCACAAGCTATTGATTTGGCTAAAAAGGATGATTATTTAATTAAACTGATAGCTGAGGTATCTAAAGATAATTTACAAGTATCTCCACGTTTAGTTAAAAGAGGAAGCTCTTATGATGTAAGTGGTACTTTAAACATGGCTACAATCACAACTGATTTGGCTGATGAAGTATCAGTAATTGGACTTGGAGCAGGTTCTCTAGAAACTGCTTCTGCGATGTTGACTGATTTAATTAGTATTTTAAAAAATAAAAACTAA
- a CDS encoding CTP synthase yields MTKYIIITGGVVSSIGKGITSASMGRILRSYGLKVSAIKIDPYLNWDSGTLNPYQHGEVFVTHDGMETDLDLGHYERFLDVELDGMANITTGKVYESVIAKEREGGYLGECVQVIPHITNRIKEMIRENSESSDYDVVLVELGGTVGDIESQPFLEALRQLRNEEGRQNVMFVHVTFIPYLNAAGEFKTKPTQHSTKELRSVGINPDVIVCRSQVHIDDALLGKVAHFCDVDASAVVNTPDAGTIYEVPLVLEDKNIGELIVNRIGLDIDPDSSKLDEWREIVKSLRTTEPEVTIGIVGKYVELEDSYISIRESLLHAAASIGVKANIKYLSSDVEELDQKALNEFDGILIPGGFGERGFEGKLDAVDYAIENNVPLFGICLGMQSIVTQFARRNGYPNANSSEFDENLEFPVIDMMEEQKKIKNMGGTMRLGSYDCKIIEGTKTHEAYGEIDIEERHRHRYEFNNDFRDDLQEKGLIISGTSPDDFLVEIVELPNHPWAIGCQFHPEFKSRPNRPHPLFKSFLEAIYEHSKN; encoded by the coding sequence CTGACAAAGTACATTATTATAACTGGTGGGGTAGTTAGTTCCATAGGTAAAGGTATAACTTCAGCATCTATGGGTAGAATTTTAAGATCATATGGTTTAAAAGTTTCTGCTATTAAGATAGACCCTTATTTAAACTGGGATTCAGGAACACTCAATCCATATCAACACGGTGAAGTCTTTGTAACTCATGATGGTATGGAAACCGACCTGGATTTGGGTCACTATGAAAGATTTTTGGATGTTGAACTTGATGGAATGGCTAATATTACAACTGGTAAAGTTTATGAATCTGTTATTGCTAAAGAAAGAGAAGGAGGATACTTGGGAGAATGTGTCCAAGTAATTCCACATATTACCAACAGAATTAAAGAAATGATTAGAGAAAATTCTGAAAGCTCTGATTATGATGTAGTGCTAGTTGAACTTGGAGGTACTGTTGGAGATATTGAAAGTCAACCTTTCCTTGAAGCTTTAAGACAACTAAGAAATGAGGAAGGCAGACAAAATGTTATGTTTGTCCATGTTACATTTATTCCCTACCTAAATGCAGCTGGAGAATTCAAAACAAAACCAACCCAACATTCCACTAAAGAATTGAGAAGTGTCGGTATAAATCCTGATGTTATTGTCTGCAGATCACAAGTGCATATTGATGATGCATTGCTTGGAAAAGTTGCTCACTTTTGTGATGTGGATGCAAGTGCTGTTGTAAATACTCCTGATGCTGGTACAATCTATGAAGTGCCTTTGGTCTTGGAAGATAAAAACATCGGTGAGTTAATTGTAAATAGAATTGGTTTAGATATTGACCCTGATTCATCCAAATTGGATGAATGGAGAGAAATAGTCAAATCCCTTAGAACCACTGAACCTGAAGTTACCATAGGTATTGTTGGAAAATATGTTGAACTTGAAGATTCATACATCAGTATTCGCGAATCATTGCTTCATGCAGCTGCAAGCATTGGTGTAAAAGCCAATATCAAATACTTAAGTTCTGATGTTGAAGAATTGGATCAAAAAGCTTTAAATGAATTTGATGGTATTTTAATTCCTGGAGGATTCGGGGAACGTGGATTTGAAGGAAAATTAGATGCCGTTGATTATGCAATTGAAAATAATGTTCCATTATTTGGAATATGTCTTGGTATGCAATCCATTGTAACTCAATTTGCAAGAAGGAACGGTTATCCTAATGCCAACAGTTCTGAATTTGATGAAAATTTGGAATTCCCAGTTATTGATATGATGGAAGAGCAAAAGAAAATCAAAAACATGGGTGGAACAATGCGTTTAGGATCTTATGATTGTAAAATCATTGAAGGAACTAAAACTCATGAGGCATATGGTGAAATCGATATTGAGGAACGTCACAGACACAGATATGAGTTTAACAATGATTTCAGAGATGACCTACAAGAAAAAGGTTTAATAATTTCTGGAACCAGTCCTG
- the gatC gene encoding Asp-tRNA(Asn) amidotransferase subunit GatC has translation MTIEKDAEDIIEKFSKILEDIPDSDETWYITDNLNLTRKDESHEKNPEKILRNARIDKEGNLVVKRADWTN, from the coding sequence ATGACAATCGAAAAAGATGCAGAAGATATTATAGAAAAATTCTCAAAGATTTTAGAAGATATTCCTGATTCTGATGAAACATGGTATATTACCGATAATTTAAATTTAACACGTAAAGATGAATCTCATGAAAAAAATCCTGAAAAAATATTAAGGAATGCAAGAATAGATAAGGAAGGAAATCTTGTAGTTAAAAGAGCAGATTGGACTAATTAA
- a CDS encoding flavodoxin family protein, whose product MKVLLVNGSPNKNGCTYTALTEIEKILKTYDIETEIFWIKTKPITGCIACMKCGEKGECTFDNDVVNEFVKKAYDADAFVFGSPVYYAGANGSMTSFLDRAFYSNSHGAGGEAFKHKPGAVVCSARRAGTTATYDQLIKYLGISQMPIISSFYWNMVHGNTPEEVMQDEEGLGTMRQLAHNMAFFLKCIEAGEEKGLAITEEEKPRTNFIR is encoded by the coding sequence ATGAAAGTATTGTTAGTCAATGGTAGTCCTAATAAAAATGGTTGTACTTATACAGCTTTAACAGAAATTGAGAAAATCTTAAAAACCTATGATATTGAAACAGAAATATTTTGGATTAAAACAAAACCTATAACAGGTTGCATTGCCTGTATGAAATGTGGTGAAAAAGGAGAATGTACTTTTGACAATGATGTTGTAAATGAATTTGTCAAAAAAGCATATGATGCAGATGCATTCGTATTTGGTTCACCTGTTTATTATGCGGGTGCCAATGGATCTATGACTTCATTTTTAGACAGAGCATTTTATTCAAACTCTCACGGTGCAGGAGGAGAAGCGTTCAAACACAAACCTGGTGCAGTAGTATGTTCTGCAAGACGTGCGGGTACAACTGCAACCTATGATCAGTTAATAAAATATCTGGGAATTAGCCAAATGCCGATAATCTCTTCATTTTATTGGAATATGGTGCATGGAAACACTCCTGAAGAGGTCATGCAGGATGAGGAAGGTTTAGGAACAATGAGGCAATTGGCCCATAATATGGCATTTTTCTTAAAGTGTATTGAAGCGGGTGAGGAGAAAGGTTTAGCCATAACTGAAGAAGAAAAACCTCGTACAAACTTTATCCGATAA
- a CDS encoding alpha/beta hydrolase family protein: MVLFRGDVKCKSLQRRTSISVILPSDNIHFLNDAEEIVPQPYKTLYFLHGLYGSDDIVLANTSIQKFAEDNGIAIVIPCGENSFYVDHEKSHAYYGEYVGQELLDITRNIFPLSHRRKDTFIAGFSMGGYGAIRNGLKYFENFSKIGMISAALITDDIVNYTDDDNVLRSKDFYESIFGDLNKIKSSDMNPKHLIDNCRDIPDIYMACGVDDFLYGKNVDFHEFLKSREIDATFVEAEGEHTWEFCDKYLKEFIKTLL; the protein is encoded by the coding sequence TTGGTTTTATTTAGAGGAGATGTCAAGTGTAAGAGCTTACAAAGGCGCACATCCATTAGCGTTATTCTTCCCTCTGACAATATACATTTCTTAAATGATGCTGAAGAAATCGTTCCGCAGCCATACAAAACATTATACTTCCTTCATGGATTGTATGGCAGTGATGATATAGTCCTTGCAAACACTTCCATTCAGAAATTTGCAGAGGATAATGGGATAGCTATTGTAATTCCCTGTGGAGAAAATAGCTTTTATGTCGATCATGAGAAATCTCATGCATATTATGGTGAATATGTTGGTCAGGAACTTTTGGATATTACTCGAAACATTTTTCCATTGTCTCACAGGCGTAAAGATACTTTCATAGCAGGTTTTTCAATGGGAGGTTATGGAGCTATCCGCAATGGTTTAAAATATTTCGAAAACTTCTCAAAAATTGGAATGATTTCTGCTGCTCTTATTACAGATGATATTGTAAATTACACTGATGACGATAATGTATTGCGTTCAAAAGATTTCTATGAATCAATTTTTGGGGATTTGAATAAAATTAAAAGTTCAGATATGAATCCAAAACATTTGATTGATAACTGCAGGGACATTCCGGATATCTATATGGCATGTGGTGTTGATGACTTTTTATATGGAAAAAATGTTGATTTTCATGAATTTTTAAAGTCTAGGGAAATTGATGCCACATTTGTTGAAGCTGAAGGGGAACATACCTGGGAGTTCTGTGACAAATATCTTAAAGAATTTATTAAAACATTGCTGTAA
- a CDS encoding MATE family efflux transporter has translation MNIFKTPEGYLYTNKALLYLFLPLLVEYALEFFVGLADSIMVASLGEAAISGVSLVDFLIQLLIFSFSALATGGAVVAGQYLGDKQIDKAQNSATQLVWFSTILSFVLMILVMILRHFLIGLLFGQIEADVWNNADMYLYIVALSIPFIAIYNAGAAIFRTTNNAVFPMKVMIICDVLNVLGNAFCIYYLGWDVRGVAIPTVMARVLAALLILYFVLDENYRLHIKRTFRHKFDTKILKKVLMVGVPYGIENGLFQLGRVLVLSLVSTFGTMAIAANSVGYAIGIFSVLPGFAINLGLTAVISNCVGADDYQQAKYYNRKCLILVVISHIVINLVIFAMLPLILGIYNLSAHTTAMVTEMVIWHGIFAIIIWPLSFTLPATFRGAGDSKSVMYISLAVMFTCRIALSYVIADWMGIGVFGTWIAMFIDWYVRAGIYIYRYFSNKWMEYRVV, from the coding sequence ATGAACATTTTTAAAACTCCTGAAGGTTATCTGTATACAAATAAGGCATTACTCTACTTGTTTCTGCCTTTGTTGGTAGAATATGCTTTAGAGTTTTTTGTAGGCTTGGCAGATTCAATAATGGTGGCTTCACTTGGTGAAGCAGCTATTTCAGGAGTTTCTCTTGTTGACTTTTTAATTCAACTTCTTATTTTTTCATTTTCAGCTCTTGCAACCGGTGGAGCTGTTGTAGCGGGACAATATCTTGGCGACAAACAGATAGATAAGGCGCAAAATTCTGCAACTCAACTTGTCTGGTTTTCAACAATTTTATCTTTCGTTTTAATGATTTTAGTAATGATTCTAAGGCATTTTCTAATAGGGTTATTGTTTGGTCAAATTGAAGCGGATGTATGGAATAATGCTGACATGTATCTGTATATCGTTGCATTGTCAATTCCATTCATCGCAATATATAATGCCGGAGCAGCTATTTTTAGAACAACCAATAATGCAGTTTTTCCAATGAAGGTCATGATTATCTGTGATGTTTTAAATGTTTTGGGTAATGCCTTTTGCATTTATTATCTTGGGTGGGATGTACGTGGTGTAGCTATTCCAACAGTAATGGCACGTGTCCTGGCAGCGCTTTTAATATTGTACTTTGTCCTTGATGAAAATTACAGATTGCATATTAAAAGGACATTCAGACATAAATTCGATACTAAAATACTTAAAAAAGTATTGATGGTAGGTGTTCCATATGGTATTGAAAATGGTTTGTTTCAACTGGGCAGGGTGTTGGTTTTAAGTTTGGTTTCAACTTTTGGAACAATGGCGATAGCTGCAAACTCTGTCGGTTATGCAATAGGAATATTTTCGGTACTGCCCGGTTTTGCAATTAATTTGGGACTTACTGCAGTAATATCAAATTGCGTTGGGGCAGATGATTATCAGCAGGCAAAATATTATAATAGGAAATGCTTGATTTTGGTTGTCATATCTCATATTGTAATTAATTTGGTGATATTTGCAATGTTGCCTTTGATTTTGGGGATTTATAATCTGTCAGCCCATACTACAGCAATGGTAACTGAAATGGTTATTTGGCATGGAATTTTTGCGATTATAATATGGCCATTGTCATTTACACTGCCTGCAACATTCAGGGGAGCTGGAGATTCAAAATCAGTAATGTATATAAGTTTGGCAGTAATGTTTACATGTAGAATTGCCTTATCTTATGTTATAGCAGATTGGATGGGCATTGGAGTATTTGGAACATGGATAGCGATGTTTATTGATTGGTATGTGAGGGCAGGAATTTACATTTACCGATATTTCTCAAATAAATGGATGGAATACCGGGTGGTTTAA